Proteins co-encoded in one Sulfurimonas sp. HSL1-2 genomic window:
- a CDS encoding translation initiation factor, which translates to MSRGKKLDLFIGGDLGSGWSEVEAHRTEVPAELLAPEKHLLVFKREKRRGKTVTLVGPFALEKSDAEEVLKSVKKKLGSGGSYKAPWMEFQGECSEKLRSLLEAESFRFKK; encoded by the coding sequence ATGAGCCGCGGTAAGAAGCTCGACCTCTTTATCGGCGGGGACCTCGGCAGCGGCTGGTCGGAAGTGGAAGCGCACCGGACGGAAGTGCCGGCGGAGCTGCTCGCACCCGAAAAACACCTTCTCGTCTTCAAACGCGAAAAGCGGCGGGGAAAAACCGTCACGCTCGTCGGGCCGTTCGCCCTGGAAAAGAGCGATGCGGAAGAAGTGCTGAAAAGCGTGAAGAAAAAGCTCGGTTCCGGCGGCAGCTACAAGGCGCCGTGGATGGAGTTCCAGGGAGAGTGCAGTGAGAAGCTGCGGAGCCTGCTCGAAGCCGAATCCTTCCGCTTCAAAAAGTAA
- a CDS encoding YchJ family protein — MQCYCGSGKTFETCCAPLIDGSAPVSGAEALMRSRYSAYVLGAGEYLVATTVPEKQVPDDAELIRQHAEATRWLKLDVLEAKEADSAATVSFKAYYREGDGPIRVHHEKSTFRRMDGRWYYDEGTLYEASVGRNDPCPCGSGKKFKKCCMV, encoded by the coding sequence ATGCAGTGTTATTGCGGCAGCGGAAAAACGTTCGAGACGTGCTGCGCACCGTTGATCGACGGGAGTGCCCCGGTGTCCGGGGCGGAGGCGCTTATGCGCTCGCGTTACAGTGCCTATGTGCTCGGTGCGGGTGAGTACCTCGTCGCGACAACCGTTCCCGAAAAACAGGTGCCAGACGATGCCGAACTGATCCGGCAGCATGCGGAGGCGACGAGGTGGCTTAAACTGGACGTGCTCGAGGCAAAAGAGGCCGACAGTGCGGCAACGGTGAGCTTCAAAGCCTACTACCGCGAAGGCGACGGTCCCATCAGGGTGCACCACGAAAAGAGCACCTTCCGCCGCATGGACGGCCGCTGGTACTATGACGAAGGCACCCTCTATGAAGCCTCCGTCGGGCGGAACGATCCCTGTCCCTGCGGCAGCGGAAAAAAATTCAAAAAGTGCTGTATGGTATAA
- a CDS encoding rhodanese-like domain-containing protein, translating into MKKLIVLWFIVVASLLHAEVINEPASKALLAKQIPVVDIRTPGEWKETGLLKGSIPIMFFDEKGGYNVDHFMLELKAKVDTTKPFALICRTGSRTSMLAPFLAQTYGYTVYNLQGGIMTAYRAGLPIVPYQ; encoded by the coding sequence ATGAAAAAACTGATTGTTTTATGGTTTATCGTCGTCGCCAGTCTCCTGCATGCCGAAGTCATCAACGAGCCGGCAAGCAAGGCGCTGCTGGCCAAACAGATCCCCGTCGTCGACATCCGTACCCCGGGCGAATGGAAAGAGACCGGCCTGCTCAAAGGGAGTATCCCCATCATGTTCTTCGATGAAAAAGGGGGCTATAACGTCGACCACTTTATGCTGGAGCTCAAGGCAAAAGTCGATACGACCAAACCCTTCGCGCTGATCTGCCGCACGGGCAGCCGCACCTCGATGCTGGCCCCCTTCCTGGCCCAGACCTACGGCTATACCGTCTATAACCTGCAAGGCGGGATCATGACCGCCTACCGTGCCGGCCTTCCCATCGTCCCTTATCAGTGA
- a CDS encoding class I SAM-dependent methyltransferase — protein MSDTTENMKNVLPDAFRREHWDSLFRSKTYTDVLWHQTTPVKSLAQIETFARPDDGVIDVGCGASLLVDNLIAKGYRNLCLLDASEASLQIVRDRLASDADIPEYVCSDIVNFNPTKQFRVWHDRAMFHFLLDATERRKYFEVMYASLLPGGTAIINTFAVDGESACAGLQTMRYDQKKMAAELPEGLQLADAEDFVHTTPKQTAQNYAAFYIRKTF, from the coding sequence ATGAGCGACACGACAGAAAATATGAAAAACGTTCTACCGGATGCGTTCCGCCGGGAACACTGGGACAGCCTTTTCAGATCCAAAACATATACCGACGTCCTGTGGCATCAAACTACTCCTGTAAAATCGCTTGCACAGATCGAAACCTTCGCGCGACCGGATGACGGTGTCATCGATGTGGGATGTGGTGCCTCACTCCTGGTTGATAACCTGATCGCAAAGGGGTACCGCAACCTCTGTTTGCTGGACGCGTCTGAAGCCTCGCTGCAGATCGTGCGGGATCGCCTGGCATCGGATGCTGACATCCCTGAATACGTCTGTTCGGATATAGTCAATTTCAACCCGACGAAGCAGTTCCGCGTATGGCATGACAGGGCGATGTTCCATTTTCTGCTGGACGCAACGGAGCGCCGGAAGTATTTCGAGGTGATGTACGCCTCCCTGCTTCCGGGCGGAACCGCTATCATCAACACCTTTGCCGTTGACGGCGAAAGCGCGTGTGCAGGGTTGCAGACAATGCGGTATGACCAAAAGAAGATGGCGGCGGAATTGCCTGAAGGCCTGCAGCTCGCCGATGCCGAAGATTTTGTCCATACGACGCCGAAGCAGACGGCACAAAACTATGCGGCTTTCTATATCAGGAAAACGTTCTGA
- a CDS encoding DUF1653 domain-containing protein produces the protein MLKPGLYQHYKGKHYEVLGVAKHSETEEELVVYRALYGEHGLWVRPLSMFTECIPHEGVCIKRFEYIGDTDEPR, from the coding sequence GTGCTTAAACCGGGCCTCTACCAGCACTACAAAGGGAAGCACTACGAGGTGCTCGGCGTGGCGAAGCACTCCGAGACGGAGGAGGAGCTCGTCGTCTACCGTGCGCTGTACGGCGAACACGGACTCTGGGTCCGTCCGCTCTCCATGTTTACCGAATGCATCCCCCACGAAGGCGTCTGCATCAAACGGTTTGAATATATCGGAGATACAGATGAGCCGCGGTAA
- a CDS encoding VWA domain-containing protein, whose translation MFEGIFFEFPKVISFLFIFLACEALCRLRHQGFYFPHLAAFAAVTLKPSFWLWLLKWASILLLLVALMSPVKEQVYQPVSAPGYAISLVVDASASMRNGDFDPDDRTRSRFEAVQEILQAFVAQRSSDSVGLVVFGTHTFTAAPPTSDMGMLSKIIGQLYVGIAGKYTALYEAMARGIVSLHDVQSTEKIVVVLTDGRNTPGAPVGSDVVGGVALKDGVRLYAVVVGDAPEDAPAAQESVLKTLTAESGGAYFTARNTTSLADVYAQIDALEKSPQRPPVLIVKEYYYVYPLFAGFMTLLLYVYLRNRRLG comes from the coding sequence ATGTTTGAGGGGATCTTCTTCGAGTTCCCGAAAGTCATCTCTTTCCTCTTCATCTTTCTGGCCTGCGAGGCGCTCTGCCGCCTGCGCCACCAGGGTTTCTACTTCCCGCACCTCGCCGCTTTCGCCGCGGTCACGCTCAAACCCTCTTTCTGGCTCTGGCTGCTCAAGTGGGCTTCGATCCTGTTGCTGCTCGTCGCGTTGATGTCGCCGGTGAAAGAGCAGGTCTACCAGCCCGTCAGCGCCCCGGGGTACGCGATCAGCCTCGTGGTGGATGCCAGTGCCTCCATGCGCAACGGCGATTTCGACCCGGATGACCGGACGCGCAGCCGGTTCGAGGCGGTCCAGGAGATCCTGCAGGCGTTTGTGGCGCAGCGCAGCAGCGACAGCGTCGGCCTCGTCGTCTTCGGCACCCACACGTTCACAGCCGCACCGCCCACCTCCGACATGGGGATGCTCTCGAAGATCATCGGGCAGCTTTATGTCGGCATTGCCGGCAAATACACGGCCCTTTATGAGGCGATGGCCAGGGGGATCGTTTCGCTGCATGACGTGCAGAGCACTGAAAAGATCGTCGTCGTCCTGACCGACGGCCGGAACACGCCGGGGGCCCCGGTGGGAAGCGACGTCGTCGGGGGGGTGGCACTCAAAGACGGTGTACGCCTCTATGCCGTCGTTGTCGGGGACGCGCCCGAGGACGCGCCCGCCGCCCAGGAGTCAGTGCTGAAAACGCTGACAGCAGAGAGCGGCGGCGCCTATTTCACGGCCCGGAACACTACATCCCTGGCTGACGTCTACGCACAGATCGACGCCCTGGAGAAGTCGCCCCAGCGCCCGCCGGTTCTGATCGTCAAGGAGTACTACTACGTTTACCCGCTCTTTGCCGGCTTTATGACGCTGCTGCTCTACGTCTACCTGCGCAACCGGAGGCTGGGATGA
- a CDS encoding DUF3862 domain-containing protein, producing MYKRIMLPALLLLLLGGCSKVTKENYDKIESGMSYDEVVKLIGKPEGCSETLGISSCQWKNDGAVIDIKFISDQVTFTSAKGLK from the coding sequence TTGTATAAACGTATCATGCTCCCTGCCCTCCTCCTGCTCCTTCTTGGCGGCTGCAGCAAAGTCACCAAAGAGAACTACGACAAAATCGAGTCAGGCATGTCCTATGACGAGGTCGTCAAACTGATCGGGAAACCCGAAGGGTGTTCGGAAACCCTCGGCATCAGCAGCTGCCAGTGGAAAAACGACGGTGCCGTGATCGATATCAAGTTTATCTCCGACCAGGTGACGTTCACCTCGGCCAAAGGGCTGAAGTAG
- the groES gene encoding co-chaperone GroES, giving the protein MNFQPLGNRVLVERVEDAQTTASGIIIPDNAKEKPSQGKIVAIGGDVETIAVGDTVVFGKYSGNELSLDGKEYLIMDADDIFGIIK; this is encoded by the coding sequence ATGAACTTTCAACCACTTGGTAACCGTGTGCTTGTCGAGCGTGTCGAAGACGCGCAGACCACCGCTTCAGGGATCATCATCCCGGATAATGCAAAAGAGAAGCCTTCCCAGGGCAAGATCGTTGCGATCGGCGGCGACGTCGAGACTATCGCTGTCGGCGACACCGTCGTATTCGGTAAATACTCCGGCAACGAGCTTTCCCTCGACGGCAAAGAGTATCTCATCATGGATGCCGACGATATTTTTGGAATCATCAAATAA
- a CDS encoding DUF5718 family protein, protein MESFKAYAGFGIAGNFALHLEQAGEIEDFKDLEVADENGPKGIFPFYMPGFEAPIGVYPLSSDTIRLPEDAALNVQAEPEVALECSLRYEDGQVVAVVPERFAPYNDCSIRRPGAKKISQKKNWGEMSKGLGAEMTPIDTFAPDGVMDSWHIASFLRRGSELHRYGEDAALTGYSYFHSKLTDWIVNQLNTQTDTGPLEPVLSYLAAAGYPEKMIISIGATRYTAYGETTFLQEGDEVIVVLYDTNCCDADTVMESIDAGAYRANGMCVLSQKVVGA, encoded by the coding sequence ATGGAAAGCTTTAAAGCTTACGCCGGGTTCGGCATCGCCGGCAACTTCGCCCTGCACCTGGAGCAGGCCGGGGAAATCGAGGATTTCAAAGACCTTGAAGTCGCCGACGAAAACGGTCCCAAGGGGATCTTCCCTTTCTACATGCCGGGCTTTGAGGCGCCTATAGGCGTCTACCCCCTCTCTTCCGACACCATCAGACTGCCCGAAGATGCAGCACTGAATGTCCAGGCGGAACCGGAAGTGGCACTGGAGTGCAGCCTGCGCTATGAAGACGGCCAAGTCGTTGCGGTCGTGCCGGAGCGTTTCGCTCCCTACAACGACTGCTCCATCCGCCGCCCGGGAGCGAAAAAGATCTCGCAGAAGAAGAACTGGGGTGAAATGAGCAAGGGGCTCGGAGCGGAGATGACGCCGATTGACACCTTCGCGCCGGACGGCGTGATGGACAGCTGGCACATCGCCTCCTTCCTGCGCCGCGGCAGCGAACTGCACCGTTACGGTGAAGATGCCGCATTGACGGGCTACAGCTATTTCCACAGCAAGCTCACGGATTGGATCGTCAACCAGCTCAACACGCAGACCGATACCGGTCCGCTCGAACCGGTGCTCTCCTATCTGGCAGCGGCGGGATACCCCGAGAAGATGATCATCAGCATCGGGGCGACGCGCTATACGGCTTACGGTGAGACGACCTTCCTTCAGGAGGGCGACGAGGTGATCGTCGTGCTCTATGATACAAACTGCTGCGACGCCGATACCGTGATGGAAAGCATCGACGCCGGTGCCTACAGAGCGAATGGGATGTGTGTCCTCTCCCAAAAGGTCGTCGGTGCTTAA
- the groL gene encoding chaperonin GroEL (60 kDa chaperone family; promotes refolding of misfolded polypeptides especially under stressful conditions; forms two stacked rings of heptamers to form a barrel-shaped 14mer; ends can be capped by GroES; misfolded proteins enter the barrel where they are refolded when GroES binds): MAKEIHFSDEARNTLAAGVQKLTDAVKVTMGPRGRNVLIQKSYGSPNITKDGVSVAREIELKDPLENMGAQLVKQVASNTADEAGDGTTTATVLANAIFQEGLRNITAGANPVEVKRGMDKATEAILAELKAISKSIKDKTEIAQVATISANSDSEIGNMIAEAMEKVGQDGVITVEEAKGISDELDVVEGMQFDRGYLSPYFITNSEKMIAEIENPFILLFDQKISNLKDLLPVLEQVQKTNRPLLIIAEDVEGEALATLVVNKLRGILNISAVKAPGFGDRRKAMLQDIAILTGGQVISEEIGRTLESANLADLGQASRVVIDKDNTTIVDGVGDSAAVQARINEIKTQIEATTSEYDKEKLQERLAKLSGGVAVIKVGAATETEMKEKKDRVDDALSATKAAVEEGIVIGGGAALIRAAAKVSLDLEGDQKIGYEIILRAVKAPVKQIAANAGFDTGVVVNGIETATNENVGFNAATGEYVDMFEAGIIDPLKVERVALTNATSVSSLLLTTEATIHEIPEEKPAPDMGGMGGMGGMPGMM, from the coding sequence ATGGCAAAAGAGATTCACTTTTCGGATGAAGCACGCAATACCCTCGCCGCAGGCGTACAGAAGCTGACGGATGCCGTCAAGGTCACGATGGGGCCGCGCGGACGCAATGTCCTGATCCAGAAGAGCTACGGCTCTCCGAACATCACCAAAGACGGCGTCTCCGTCGCCCGCGAAATCGAGCTGAAAGATCCGCTGGAAAACATGGGCGCGCAGCTGGTCAAGCAGGTCGCATCCAACACGGCCGACGAGGCGGGTGACGGTACGACGACCGCAACGGTCCTTGCCAATGCTATCTTCCAGGAAGGTCTGCGCAACATCACGGCCGGTGCGAACCCGGTCGAAGTCAAGCGCGGTATGGACAAGGCGACTGAAGCGATCCTTGCCGAGCTCAAAGCCATCTCCAAGTCCATCAAGGACAAAACCGAGATTGCCCAGGTCGCGACGATTTCCGCGAACTCCGACAGCGAAATCGGCAACATGATCGCCGAAGCGATGGAAAAAGTCGGCCAGGACGGCGTTATCACCGTTGAAGAGGCCAAGGGGATCAGCGATGAACTCGACGTCGTCGAGGGGATGCAGTTCGACCGCGGCTATCTCAGCCCCTACTTCATCACCAACAGCGAGAAGATGATCGCGGAGATCGAAAACCCGTTCATCCTGCTCTTCGACCAGAAGATCAGCAACCTCAAAGACCTGCTGCCGGTCCTCGAGCAGGTGCAGAAGACGAACCGTCCGCTGCTTATCATCGCCGAGGATGTCGAAGGCGAAGCGCTGGCGACCCTGGTCGTCAACAAACTGCGCGGTATCCTTAACATCTCCGCGGTCAAGGCGCCGGGCTTCGGTGACCGCCGCAAGGCGATGCTGCAGGATATCGCGATCCTTACCGGCGGCCAGGTGATCTCCGAGGAGATCGGCCGTACGCTCGAGTCTGCGAACCTTGCTGACCTCGGCCAGGCGTCCCGCGTCGTCATCGACAAGGACAACACGACGATCGTCGACGGTGTCGGCGACAGCGCGGCGGTCCAGGCGCGTATCAACGAGATCAAGACGCAGATCGAGGCGACGACATCCGAGTACGACAAAGAGAAGCTCCAGGAGCGCCTGGCGAAGCTCTCCGGCGGTGTGGCGGTCATCAAGGTCGGTGCTGCGACGGAAACGGAAATGAAAGAGAAAAAAGACCGCGTCGACGATGCACTCTCCGCGACGAAAGCCGCCGTGGAAGAGGGGATCGTTATCGGGGGCGGCGCCGCACTGATCCGTGCAGCGGCGAAAGTCAGCCTTGACCTCGAAGGCGACCAGAAGATCGGCTACGAGATCATCCTGCGCGCCGTCAAGGCGCCGGTCAAGCAGATCGCTGCCAATGCGGGCTTTGATACGGGCGTCGTCGTCAACGGTATCGAGACGGCTACGAACGAGAACGTCGGGTTCAACGCGGCGACAGGCGAATATGTCGACATGTTTGAAGCCGGTATTATCGACCCGCTCAAGGTCGAGCGCGTCGCGCTGACGAACGCGACCTCCGTCTCCAGCCTCCTGCTGACGACGGAAGCGACGATCCACGAGATTCCGGAAGAGAAACCTGCACCGGATATGGGCGGCATGGGCGGCATGGGCGGCATGCCGGGGATGATGTAA
- a CDS encoding RNA-binding S4 domain-containing protein translates to MTYKIENEFIELNKLIKLLDLVDSGGQAKQLIENGLVLRNGEVETRKRAKIRPGETITIGDVTIKTV, encoded by the coding sequence ATGACATACAAGATCGAAAACGAATTCATCGAACTCAACAAACTCATCAAGCTGCTCGATCTCGTCGACAGCGGCGGGCAGGCCAAACAGCTGATCGAGAACGGCCTGGTCCTCCGCAACGGCGAGGTCGAAACCCGCAAACGGGCGAAGATCCGCCCCGGCGAAACCATCACCATCGGCGACGTCACCATTAAGACCGTCTGA
- a CDS encoding glutaredoxin domain-containing protein produces the protein MAEKPKSKPQGQKPGGAKPAASKSGGKPKPKSQKPVALFTAPGCKWCATAKKYLKDKGIRFRTIDISTNNQAAKDCLKHGCRGVPVVLIGNRWICGFDQKTIDKELGLS, from the coding sequence ATGGCAGAGAAACCAAAAAGCAAACCTCAGGGGCAGAAGCCCGGTGGCGCGAAGCCCGCTGCATCAAAGAGCGGCGGCAAACCCAAGCCCAAAAGCCAGAAACCTGTCGCACTCTTCACAGCACCTGGGTGCAAATGGTGCGCGACGGCCAAGAAGTACCTCAAGGACAAAGGGATCCGCTTCCGTACCATCGACATCTCCACAAATAATCAGGCGGCGAAGGACTGTCTCAAACACGGCTGCCGCGGCGTCCCGGTCGTGCTCATCGGCAACCGCTGGATCTGCGGCTTCGACCAGAAGACGATCGACAAAGAGCTGGGGCTTTCGTAA
- a CDS encoding ATP-binding cassette domain-containing protein: protein MVQVTNLTKRFGSRVLFEGINLKLDPHKRYGLIGANGAGKTTFLKILSGQDKEYEGEISIESGLKVGVLGQNQFAFEDYTIADAVLYGNKRLYDAIKEKEELYANGDFEDDAVNNRLAELEVISVEEDPTYEYDVNITKILENVGIPAEQHHDLMSSLPSSDKFKVLLAQVLFPKPEVLFLDEPTNNLDIETISWLENELQRHEGTMVVISHDRHFLNAVVTNILDVDFQKIREFTGNYDDWYIAANVMAKQMEMERDKKLKEKEQLEAFVRRFSANASKAKQATSRQKQLEKLEIEDIKPSSRRDPSIVFKAKRQMGDEALDVINVSHDYGEGPVLNNISLHIEPGEKIALIGPNGVGKTTLCQIIMEELKPKEGTVKWGATIEPGYFPQDTTDRIKSNDTLYDWLRAFDPKADISEIRNCLGRMLFNGEQQEKAATNISGGEKHRMMLSKLMLEGPNFLVMDEPTNHLDLEAIVALGEALFNFDGNVICVSHDRELLDAFASRIIELKPDGSYIDFKGSYEEFAEAKEHGKL, encoded by the coding sequence ATGGTACAAGTTACAAACCTGACAAAACGCTTCGGCAGCCGCGTGCTGTTCGAAGGCATCAACCTCAAACTCGACCCGCACAAGCGCTACGGTCTCATCGGTGCGAACGGCGCCGGGAAGACGACATTCCTCAAGATCCTCAGCGGACAGGACAAAGAGTACGAAGGGGAGATCTCCATCGAATCGGGCCTGAAGGTCGGCGTCCTCGGGCAGAACCAGTTCGCCTTCGAAGATTACACCATCGCCGACGCGGTACTGTACGGCAACAAGCGCCTCTATGATGCCATCAAGGAAAAAGAGGAGCTCTATGCCAACGGCGACTTCGAAGACGACGCCGTCAACAACCGCCTGGCGGAGCTGGAAGTGATCAGCGTCGAGGAGGACCCGACGTACGAGTATGACGTCAACATCACGAAGATCCTCGAGAACGTCGGCATTCCGGCGGAGCAGCACCATGACCTGATGTCTTCGCTGCCTTCCAGCGACAAGTTCAAGGTCCTGCTGGCCCAGGTGCTCTTCCCGAAACCGGAAGTCCTTTTCCTCGACGAACCGACCAACAACCTCGACATCGAGACGATCAGCTGGCTGGAGAACGAACTGCAGCGCCATGAGGGGACGATGGTCGTCATCTCCCACGACCGCCACTTCCTCAACGCCGTCGTCACGAACATCCTCGACGTCGACTTCCAGAAGATCCGCGAATTTACCGGCAACTACGACGACTGGTACATCGCCGCGAACGTCATGGCGAAGCAGATGGAGATGGAGCGCGATAAGAAGCTCAAGGAAAAAGAGCAGCTCGAAGCCTTCGTACGCCGCTTCTCCGCCAACGCCTCCAAAGCGAAGCAGGCGACGTCCCGCCAGAAACAGCTGGAAAAACTGGAGATCGAGGATATCAAGCCATCAAGCCGCCGTGACCCGAGTATCGTCTTCAAGGCCAAGCGCCAGATGGGCGACGAAGCCCTGGACGTCATCAACGTCAGCCACGACTACGGCGAGGGCCCGGTCCTGAACAACATCAGCCTCCACATCGAGCCGGGCGAGAAGATCGCGCTGATCGGTCCCAACGGTGTCGGTAAAACGACGCTCTGCCAGATCATCATGGAAGAGCTCAAGCCCAAAGAGGGTACGGTGAAGTGGGGCGCGACCATAGAGCCGGGCTACTTCCCGCAGGATACGACCGACCGTATCAAGAGCAACGACACCCTTTATGACTGGCTGCGCGCCTTCGACCCGAAAGCGGACATCTCCGAGATCCGTAACTGCCTGGGGCGTATGCTCTTCAACGGTGAGCAGCAGGAGAAAGCGGCGACGAACATCTCCGGGGGCGAGAAGCACCGGATGATGCTGAGCAAACTGATGCTCGAAGGGCCGAACTTCCTCGTTATGGACGAACCGACCAACCACCTCGACCTCGAAGCGATCGTTGCCCTCGGTGAAGCGCTTTTCAATTTCGACGGCAACGTCATCTGTGTCTCCCATGACCGCGAACTGCTTGACGCGTTCGCCTCACGTATTATCGAACTCAAGCCCGACGGCAGCTATATCGACTTCAAAGGCAGCTACGAAGAGTTTGCCGAGGCGAAAGAGCATGGAAAGCTTTAA
- a CDS encoding DUF58 domain-containing protein, producing the protein MGTVQRILVKARRQVFSELIGNNPSIFHGEGYDFIELREYMPGDDIRHIDWNITAKMRTPFIKIFREERELSVVVAMMLGGSVHFGQHRFKQEVMAEIAATVGYAVQYNSDALGYMLFADRLYEEGRPTKNRYAVSELTQKVDAFEAVGKKSDYDAMAKTLYQRIRRRSLLIVVGDFFDLPQLRLLAKKHEVVCIIVRDRLEEHPPPFGFASLRDPESGMLLEGDFNTRTVHDYETKVRAHDHALYEQLRKDGIRFTKIYTDDHIGVKLRRLFEGR; encoded by the coding sequence ATGGGAACGGTCCAGCGTATCCTCGTCAAGGCCCGGCGCCAGGTCTTCAGCGAGCTGATCGGCAACAACCCCTCCATCTTCCACGGGGAGGGGTATGACTTTATCGAGCTGCGCGAGTACATGCCCGGCGACGACATCCGCCATATCGACTGGAATATCACGGCGAAGATGCGCACCCCCTTCATCAAGATCTTCCGCGAAGAGCGGGAGCTCAGCGTCGTCGTCGCGATGATGCTCGGCGGCAGCGTCCATTTCGGGCAGCACCGTTTCAAGCAGGAGGTGATGGCCGAGATCGCCGCGACGGTGGGATATGCCGTGCAGTACAACAGCGACGCGCTGGGCTACATGCTCTTTGCGGACCGCCTCTACGAGGAAGGGCGCCCGACGAAGAACCGCTACGCCGTCTCCGAGCTGACGCAGAAGGTGGACGCCTTCGAGGCGGTCGGGAAAAAGAGCGATTACGACGCGATGGCGAAGACGCTCTACCAGCGTATCCGCCGCCGTTCGCTGCTCATTGTCGTCGGGGACTTCTTCGATCTTCCCCAGCTGCGGCTGCTGGCGAAGAAGCATGAGGTCGTCTGCATCATCGTCCGCGACCGTCTCGAGGAACATCCGCCGCCGTTCGGTTTCGCCTCACTGCGCGACCCCGAGAGCGGGATGCTGCTCGAGGGGGATTTCAATACCCGGACCGTCCATGATTACGAAACGAAGGTCCGCGCACACGACCATGCCCTGTACGAGCAGCTTCGCAAAGACGGCATCCGCTTTACGAAGATCTATACGGATGATCATATCGGCGTCAAACTCCGGCGCCTTTTCGAGGGGAGATAA
- a CDS encoding MoxR family ATPase produces MYSKIEAIKSEVAKVVVGQDKMIDGLLIGLLCEGHILIEGIPGLAKTTTVKALSQSLGLQFKRVQFTPDLLPSDILGAEIYDPQHNAFKIKHGPVFTNLLLADEINRAPAKVQSALLEVMQERQVTIGEESFKLAPPFFVMATQNPVEQEGVYQLPEAQLDRFMLKLKVGYNTKEEELEIARRIAAGVSETINAVITHEDLEALKAEVKKVHVDEEVERYMIELVSATRDPKAYGLDALEAQLQFGASPRVSIDMFKAVKAMAYLRGKDYVSPVDVAFIIKELMRHRIVLSYEAEADGVTADEIIDKVIEAVPLP; encoded by the coding sequence ATGTACTCCAAAATCGAAGCGATCAAGTCCGAGGTAGCCAAAGTCGTCGTCGGCCAGGACAAGATGATCGACGGTCTGCTTATCGGTCTGCTCTGCGAAGGGCACATTCTTATCGAAGGGATCCCCGGATTGGCGAAGACGACGACCGTCAAAGCCCTCTCCCAGAGCCTGGGGCTGCAGTTCAAGCGGGTGCAGTTCACCCCGGACCTGCTCCCCTCGGACATCCTCGGTGCCGAGATCTACGACCCGCAGCATAACGCGTTCAAGATCAAGCACGGCCCGGTCTTTACCAACCTGCTGCTGGCCGACGAGATCAACCGCGCCCCGGCGAAGGTGCAGTCGGCCCTGCTCGAAGTGATGCAGGAGCGGCAGGTGACAATAGGCGAGGAGAGCTTCAAACTCGCGCCCCCCTTCTTTGTCATGGCGACGCAGAACCCCGTGGAGCAGGAGGGGGTCTACCAGCTCCCCGAGGCGCAGCTGGACCGCTTCATGCTGAAACTGAAGGTAGGCTACAACACGAAAGAGGAGGAGCTCGAGATCGCCCGCCGGATTGCTGCGGGCGTTTCCGAGACGATTAATGCGGTCATCACGCATGAAGACCTGGAGGCCCTCAAAGCGGAGGTCAAAAAGGTGCATGTCGACGAAGAGGTCGAGCGCTACATGATCGAGCTGGTCAGCGCGACCCGCGACCCGAAGGCGTACGGTCTCGATGCCCTCGAAGCGCAGCTGCAGTTCGGCGCGAGCCCGCGGGTGAGCATCGATATGTTCAAAGCCGTCAAGGCGATGGCTTACCTGCGCGGCAAGGACTACGTCAGCCCGGTCGACGTTGCTTTCATCATCAAGGAACTGATGCGCCACCGTATCGTGCTGAGCTACGAGGCCGAGGCCGACGGCGTGACGGCGGACGAGATCATCGACAAGGTGATCGAAGCGGTCCCGCTGCCGTAG